In one window of Leifsonia sp. NPDC080035 DNA:
- a CDS encoding histidine kinase N-terminal domain-containing protein — translation MSTLSDLVHAQGRSSEDDVEWLHGLVGDWQLLADLAFADIVLWVPTTDDDFVAVAHARPSSAATLFYRDFVGQRIKPEWRQQVTDAYRTKEIIDTSAPDWYEETPTRVRAVPVIRRLTVHSPDTADEPVAVITRHTNLSEARTPSRQELTFNDCANDLFNMIATGDFPDLGAPAAPRRGAPRAADGLIRLDVDGTTTFASPNALSAFNRMGFTGELEGESLATVTTGLLAGTITVDESLPLVVTGRAPWRTDIEARGVTVSLRAIPIRNRGERVGAIVLCRDVSEQRHQERELITKDATIREIHHRVKNNLQTVASLLRIQARRTHSEEAREALSQAMRRVAAIAVVHDTLSTGLAQIVDFDDVFDRVLLLVAEVAASHTTTVHPKKSGTFGSLPSEYATPLALALTELVTNAVEHGLAGREGQVEIIAHRSSDSLTVKVVDNGSGLPEGKVGSGLGTQIVRTLIQGELGGAIDWHTMMGQGTEVTIEVPLRYLTKA, via the coding sequence GTGTCGACGCTCAGTGATCTCGTTCATGCCCAGGGACGCTCCTCCGAGGACGATGTCGAATGGCTCCACGGTCTCGTCGGCGACTGGCAGCTGCTCGCCGACCTTGCGTTCGCGGACATCGTGCTGTGGGTTCCGACGACCGATGACGACTTCGTCGCCGTGGCGCACGCGCGCCCGTCGAGTGCCGCGACGCTCTTCTACCGCGACTTCGTCGGCCAGCGGATCAAGCCGGAGTGGCGCCAGCAGGTCACGGACGCCTACCGCACCAAGGAGATCATCGACACCTCGGCGCCCGACTGGTACGAGGAGACGCCGACCCGCGTGCGCGCCGTCCCGGTCATCCGCCGGCTGACGGTGCACTCGCCCGACACCGCGGACGAGCCCGTCGCCGTGATCACCCGGCACACCAATCTCAGCGAGGCGCGCACCCCGAGCCGCCAGGAGCTCACCTTCAACGACTGCGCGAACGACCTGTTCAACATGATCGCGACCGGCGACTTCCCCGACCTCGGCGCGCCCGCCGCGCCGCGCAGGGGTGCCCCTCGCGCCGCCGACGGCCTCATCCGGCTGGACGTGGACGGCACCACCACCTTCGCGAGCCCAAACGCCCTGAGCGCCTTCAACAGGATGGGCTTCACCGGTGAGCTCGAGGGCGAGTCGCTCGCCACCGTCACGACGGGTCTGCTCGCCGGCACCATCACCGTCGACGAGTCGCTGCCGCTGGTCGTGACCGGCCGGGCGCCGTGGCGGACCGACATCGAGGCGCGCGGGGTGACGGTGTCGCTCCGCGCCATCCCGATCCGCAACCGGGGCGAGCGGGTCGGCGCCATCGTCCTCTGCCGCGACGTGTCCGAGCAGCGCCACCAGGAGCGCGAGCTGATCACCAAGGATGCGACCATCCGCGAGATCCACCACCGGGTGAAGAACAACCTCCAGACGGTCGCCTCGCTGCTGCGCATCCAGGCGAGGCGGACGCACTCCGAGGAGGCGCGCGAGGCGCTCAGCCAGGCCATGCGCCGCGTCGCCGCGATCGCCGTCGTCCACGACACCCTCTCGACGGGCCTCGCGCAGATCGTCGACTTCGACGACGTGTTCGATCGCGTGCTGCTGCTCGTCGCCGAGGTCGCCGCGAGCCACACGACCACGGTGCATCCCAAGAAGTCCGGCACCTTCGGGTCGCTGCCGAGCGAGTACGCGACGCCGCTCGCGCTCGCGCTCACCGAGCTCGTGACCAACGCGGTGGAGCACGGCCTGGCGGGGCGCGAGGGCCAGGTCGAGATCATCGCGCACCGGTCGTCCGACTCGCTCACCGTCAAGGTCGTCGACAACGGCTCCGGCCTGCCCGAGGGCAAGGTCGGAAGCGGGCTCGGCACGCAGATCGTGCGCACCCTCATCCAGGGCGAGCTGGGCGGCGCGATCGACTGGCACACGATGATGGGACAGGGCACCGAGGTCACCATCGAGGTGCCGCTGCGCTATCTGACGAAGGCCTGA
- a CDS encoding Rv3235 family protein, whose product MQSSIGIERDADVGVAEPADGADDADQVTTPALSLVPTTEAVLDRDPGLLCANLALCVVEIIAGARSLDHIARWISDAVFVQLMRRTVIAGRARRATGARAMRPRVRIGVPHLCTLDEATVEAVVVVHERARSRAIAMRLERHRSRWRATAITVL is encoded by the coding sequence ATGCAAAGCAGCATCGGCATCGAGAGGGATGCGGACGTCGGCGTGGCGGAACCGGCCGACGGCGCCGACGACGCCGACCAGGTCACGACGCCCGCCCTGTCCCTCGTGCCGACGACGGAGGCCGTTCTCGACCGCGATCCCGGCCTGCTGTGCGCCAACCTGGCGCTCTGCGTGGTCGAGATCATCGCCGGCGCGCGATCGCTCGACCACATCGCACGCTGGATCAGCGACGCCGTGTTCGTCCAGTTGATGCGGCGGACGGTCATCGCCGGCCGCGCGCGCCGTGCGACGGGCGCGCGGGCGATGCGTCCCCGGGTGCGCATCGGCGTCCCGCACCTCTGCACGCTCGACGAGGCGACGGTCGAGGCGGTCGTGGTCGTCCACGAGCGTGCACGTTCCCGGGCGATCGCGATGCGGCTCGAGCGTCACCGCTCCCGCTGGCGCGCGACCGCGATCACGGTGCTGTGA
- a CDS encoding Lrp/AsnC family transcriptional regulator has translation MELDETHLKMLELLREDGRISIAALAEQLGISRSNAYARYEALVSDGVIRGIHADIDPQAVGLSVAALVFVTLRQSQWADFRARVETLPELEYFTVMTGEHDAMLLVRASGVSAIHNLVATRLAQWPSIKATVTVFLMDEYSAQVSLRLPEPVSDTLQASGERMGMTRFVRTSDQRAERLHAERKRR, from the coding sequence ATGGAACTCGACGAGACGCATCTGAAGATGCTCGAACTCCTGCGCGAGGACGGCCGGATCTCCATCGCCGCCCTCGCCGAGCAGCTGGGGATCTCCCGTTCCAACGCCTATGCGCGCTACGAAGCGCTCGTCTCCGACGGTGTGATCCGCGGGATCCACGCCGACATCGACCCGCAGGCGGTCGGTCTCAGCGTGGCGGCGCTGGTCTTCGTGACGCTGCGGCAGAGCCAGTGGGCCGACTTCCGAGCCCGCGTGGAGACGCTGCCCGAACTGGAGTACTTCACGGTGATGACCGGCGAGCACGACGCGATGCTGCTGGTGCGCGCGAGCGGGGTGTCAGCCATCCACAATCTCGTCGCGACCCGGCTTGCGCAGTGGCCGTCGATCAAGGCCACCGTCACCGTCTTCCTGATGGACGAGTACTCGGCGCAGGTCTCGCTGCGCCTGCCGGAGCCGGTGTCGGACACCCTGCAGGCCTCCGGCGAGCGGATGGGGATGACGCGCTTCGTGCGCACCAGCGATCAGCGCGCCGAGCGCCTGCACGCGGAACGGAAACGCCGCTGA
- a CDS encoding DUF2871 domain-containing protein — MKLSFVAASVYLALGIASGLFYREFTKANDAADGVATQLSVVHTHLLVLGFVVFLIVLVLDRIFAIARGPLFHWFFWTYNAGLLLTTAMMVVHGSLTVLGEQSSSAIAGIAGMGHILLTIALALLMTSLGRRIFGLGSRANTAITAP; from the coding sequence ATGAAGCTCTCGTTCGTCGCCGCCTCCGTCTATCTCGCCCTCGGCATCGCCTCCGGACTGTTCTACCGGGAGTTCACGAAGGCCAACGACGCGGCCGACGGCGTCGCCACCCAGCTGAGCGTCGTGCACACCCATCTGCTCGTCCTCGGCTTCGTGGTGTTCCTGATCGTGCTCGTGCTCGACCGGATCTTCGCGATCGCGCGTGGCCCGCTCTTCCACTGGTTCTTCTGGACGTACAACGCCGGCCTTCTGCTCACCACCGCGATGATGGTGGTGCACGGCTCGCTGACGGTGCTGGGGGAGCAGAGCTCATCGGCGATCGCCGGCATCGCGGGGATGGGCCACATCCTGCTCACGATCGCGCTCGCGCTCCTGATGACGTCGCTGGGCCGGCGGATCTTCGGCCTGGGGTCGCGGGCGAACACCGCCATCACAGCACCGTGA